The DNA window GCTGGGCGCGATTTATGTTGCCGCCTTGGCCCCTACTTGCAatcttgcatgcatgctacACACAGGTACGTAATAACAACACCATCATCACATCATTGATCGCGCCCATACGTCGGGCATGAATTCACTTGTCCGGATGTCCCACTCCAATTACCCTACCTAGTATCGTGCTAGCTAGTATAATTAGGAGCGTTAATGGGCTACAGCCCacgatttcttttttctttttacagtCCAActtagttgtttttcttttcttttttttttctcaaacacgTATACAAAATTCAGTCCAACCCTTAGGATTTATAGGCTAAAATTTTTTACATATTACTAGGCCCAAGAATGCATGTTTGCACacaaattaaaatattgctATGACCATTTGAGCCATGACTGATAAGCAATAAAAAAGGATTAATTAAAGATAGTTTACCAttataacttttatatttatattagttatggTCTGAAATCTAATGCTAGCAAATAGAGTACGATTAAAGAATATATAAAAGGactccaaaattaaaaattaaaatttagactGATTGATACATGACGATAAAAGACCATAAATTAGCAAAATAGGTGATCGATATATTTTCCCAAAGAAACAAGTGCCCATGAGATGGAGCTCCTAATGAATGCTGGAACGGACCTAACGATCATGGCGGCCGGAATTAAACAAGAGATAAGAATATTGCAATTCATAAAATGATTGtctaattgcatatatatgtgatCATCCGCTGTTTGAATAAGGCTATAATAATTAGTGTATGTAGAATTGTAgctgggtatatatatataataataggCTGACAAATGTTGAAGATCGATCTGTTATTACTTACTTGAGTAGTTGGCACATAAAGTTATCTTATCTTATCGACGTGTAGAATGCATATTTATGATTCATGTTTCTATCAAGTTTTGTATATAGTCAACATATAGTTCTCACACGGCTATCAAACTTACATGTATAAACATGTGTGTGAGCTTCAATTCATATTTCAAGCAAGCAAAATATCTAGCCGGCGAGCTTTCTACAAAACTACACATTCTACGATCTATTTATACCgataatattaatttattagCAAATTGAGCATATATAAGAGCAAACAAGCAAGAATATGCACCAGAATTAGAGATTGAACACTCATATACATAAATCACTTAAGTTGCATATTAGTAATTAAGATCATCAGACAGAGTCAGAGAATGCCACAGAACGACATACTCATCAGTTGTGAGAGGGGGGATGGGTTCTAGGGCCAGCGTAGTCCAGATGAAACGCTGTGTCCACCCTTCGCTCCTGATGAGAGAGCCGGTTCGAAACCCTAACGACAATCGTAGTCTGAACTGCACCTGGTGATGCCATTGCCACTCCGTCCTTCGCCTTCGCATCGTCCCCGCTAGCCATGTGATGATCCATACTAGTACTTGATAAATCCTTCTTCTGGTTCGTTGGATCAGAACCATGAAGCTTCATGCTTGCCGCATCCTGCACAAGGGAGAAGCATGGAATAATTAGAACagccaaaaaaaaggaacactTTATATTCCGATATATACCAAGTTATTCCTTCAACTGCACCAACCTTGTACGGCGTAGGAGGTGACGACGATGGTTTTAGCGAGCTGACCCTGCCAAGGGCACGAAGGCGGCGCGCCTCGCATGAGCCGACGAAGAGCGcaaagaagacgacgacgaggagagcggcgacagcggcagTGAGCTTAAGCTGCATCTTGGGAGCCAGCTGAGGAGAGGTCAAGCAAGACATGGCAAGGCACTAGCTAGGCACACGAGTAGTGATAATGATCAGCAAGAAGAAATGGATATGAAGGGAGACATGAGGTGATCTTGATGGCAGTGTAATGAGCCAAGGATCGAGCAGCAAGCGTGCAAGGAGGGAAACAGAGAGAAGGGCCACACGGAGGGGTTGCCGTTGGGAATATATACAAGGGCAGAAAGTTGCATGGGTTAAGCCCGATGGTTTCTTAAAAGCTGTTCATAGTACAGTAGTAGTATTTGTTTCCCAAGTTCTATGACACAGTTAGCTATGTGCTATGTACATTGTCTTTGTTTTTTTGTATAGGAGCGGTGAGAAGGCCGAGAAGACCTAAATGTACTGTGTCCCAGAACTGGACAAGAGCTGTGATTTTCTCTTTGGTTAAGTGGGGATTAGTGCACGATCTGAAGGCCAAGACATTAAGCAAATGTAAATCCAGCCCGCTAATGATAGCTGAAAAGTTGGATCACTTTTACCGCCATCTGTTCTGGAAGTACTGGAATACTTAAGTAGGAAGCGTCGTCACGCGGATTGAGTATCGTTTCAAATTCAATTACCCCCTCGGTTAATTACATGAGCCGCTGAACACATCAACGCTGATCCATGTTTCCTTCCTTCAGAAACTAATCTTCAGTTAGTCCACTATCACGGatgcaagtttgaactgaaatGCTGCATACTCCATACTGGCGTTATGCTTATGCTACATTTTTTGTACGAGCATCCCACACACAGTAAACGAGTGGGAATCGGTGCATGAAAGAATCGGAGCAGAGGAGCACGTACTACCAGTTTATACCACACACTAGTGATTGTGTGGTAGACTGGTAGTACCACCACTTCGCCTGGGGCGCAATGCCATGCGATCCGTGGAGGTGAAAAACGACGAGTTGCCGTGGGGATTTGCGTTTGGCAAGGGAGGTTTTTTTTGTATGGCGGAGTGGTGATCGTGAGAGATGTCGGATAAAGCTGCCGCAGCGGAGCGCGCGCCCCGTTTCCCCCCGTCTCCGTTGTCCCCACGGCGGGCGTACATACGTACGGGTGCCCATTGCTACCGGCTACGCGAATGTATAGTATACCCACCTTATGCGTACCATGCACGCGTATCTGCAGATCGATATACTTGGATCGGTTTGTTACGTGAGGAACTCGATGGGCCGGTAGGGCCGTAGGGGGTAGAAATTGTTGGATAGGCTAAGTTTCAGGAGAGGCCCAGAAAATGGGTTAGACCaggcggaataagttcacattgACTCCCTTAAGTAGTGACTGAATGTAATTCGTATCCTTAAACCGCAATACCGGATATCTACATTCCAACTATTAAAACGATGTAATTAGACTCCTTTAGCAGTTTTGGATGGCGATTTTACTAACGTGGCGTCTACGTAGCACTGTTGATCAGTCTGCAGCATTTATGTGGTGCTTCGGtgaaaacatatatgtgggatccatttgtcattcacacattTATCCTCCGCCTCAACCGGAGGCCGGTAGCCTCCCACTGGGTAGGGAGCTCCTCCCAACCTTGCGCCCCCGCCCACCGCCCCCGTCACTCCCAACCTTGCACACCCAGCCGACCTCGCCCGCTGATGTCACCGCTGCTCCAGCCCCACTTCCCGCGGCCGGCCGAAGTTGgaaaaaggggagagaaagagaaatagataagggagagagagagggaggaggaagaaggggaagggaaaggggagagatgatgacatgtggggtccacaaatattttttttgtgtaaatgaCAATGAGTCCcacatatatttgttaattctagtgccacataagcgtcatgTCAATGCCATGTAGGATAAAGATCAGGTCAACACCGTCGCGTATGCGtcatgtcagcgaaaccgccctctaAAACCACCAAGAAATTTAAATTGCATCGGTTTAAAtagttgggggtcgagatatccggtattgtgGTTCAGGATACGCATCAAATTCGGTCACTAGTTAAAAGagtcaaaatgaacttattcctagacCAGGCTGTAGTCTCGTCTCGGTTTGCCAATTAAGATTGTCTTCTTCACGGCCTGTTGCGAAGGTGATCGGGAAATTTTCTCGTCTCTGCTCATTTATTTATTCTTTACATTTATTTTTAGAGAAGGATATTTTTTATTCAGTCTTTACATCAAATCGGATATATGAAGTTAGTCCCCTAAATAATTCAATCTGAAATTTGCTTCTATGAATATTTGAATTAAGAACCTTATAGTGCTACTCAAGTCACTACAATTACTTGACTATATGCCCTATTTATGCACGAAATTAAGAACCTTATAGTATGGTTCCTATTTTAATTCAGAAATTTAGTTTCTACGTAATCCTCCTAAAATCTGACCATTTCAATGTCCATGGTTTCTTCTAGTCTGCAATGAAAAATGCCCAGAGGTATTTTGGTTAGCTCTACAAGGTGGTGAGCTAGCCTGTCTAGGTTCGAAGTCTCACTccttatatttatttgatattacgTCCTTCCCTAATTGGTACCAACCGTTGTCTGAGAGATTCTACGGTTTTCTGAAAAGTGAAAACTAGTCACCTTAGATTATGCTGCTCTTCCTCGTCTTTTCTGTTGCGCGTGAAACAAGATAAGCTATAAGTGAAAAATAATATAGGATTAATTATtatgaatttgaaaaaaatatatttttttacgaaAACTTTCATACAAACAGGTTTTACATGGGACgtaatagtttgaaaaacatgatCATGGATAAAGAGGAAGTAATCATTTGGAATCCAGAACGCAGCTTTGTGTAATTGCGTGCTCCACTGCTCCGAAGTAAGTGGGCAGATGCATCAGCATTGGGGCTGTTAGGCAGATTGGCATTGGAATGAAATGTAACATTCGAACTAATTTCAACCTCCCACATTATTTGATGACAAGGATGATAAGGAGATTCCCCGGAGAGATAAAACCTGAAAAAACAGCCAAGCAACGTCAGATCATCaaacaatttgaaaaaaaaaatcatcctcgTCCCTGTGTaaagtaggaaaaaaaactttggtgATTTGGTCTGAATATTGCAAGTTGTGGTAGGTGACACCGTGACAGCGGTTGAATTTGTGGAAGACCTTGTGCCTACTGTTCTTTGGTCCAATCTGATATCCCAGTACTGTCTGCGTTGGAGCAATGAGAACTTATTACGGTGCTGTAGATGTTGTCCCCGTAAAGCAGGACCAGGAGTTTGGTCAGGTCATATCATATCACATCTCATATGCATACATTTGCGCACGGTCCTTGTGCTGCAGCTCTCGCCTACCCCCGTGGCAACTCGTCCTGGAGGGTTTTCATTGTGTCAACTGTCAACACGACAGGgcattgaaaggaaaaaaagtttaCCAGCGTCCTTTGCGACCTTGACTGATTTTCCCTAGCAAAGTGGCTATTGAGACAGAAGATAGGCCAGATTCATGTGCAAGCAATGAAGAAACGTCCTTGTGGCCGTGTCACCACACTATCACCACAATCCTTAGCAGGCTCGCATGCAGACGCAGGGCTACAGCTACATTGTCATCAGGTTACACTTGCacctgctattttttttaacgaacacGTAAAATAATAACACGTGAATAGtgtattagaagaaaaaaatatttatttacacAATACAAATCAATCAGACCGATTTATAgcaggaaagagagaaaaacaaaggaTAAAGGAAGAGGCCcagggaagagagaaaaaccaaagataaaggaagagacTAATCATATCGTCTAGAAATACTATTAATAGAGAATCTAGAGAATGATATTATATGGAGTAGATATCATGGCTATACCATTTCAAAGATATAGTAATACCGTTCTTTAGTTCTctctatttcaaaaaaaaaaataaatctaaatttatCTTTAGAGTTTGATTCTTTTTGAGACAGAgagaaatctaaaaaaaaaaaactgtttgcTCAAAACCATCGCCGAGCAAAGGCAGGAGCAGAATGtggatttttaaaataatttttaagcatttttaacttttaaaataaactcatcaataatttattttcaaaacctggtttAGCGGCTAGCCGGCGGTGCGTGCCCGCTTGGCGTCGCTGTTACTCCAACGCCGACGCATGACGGCGTGACTGCGTGAGCATTCGCTGCGTTCCATGCCGCGCAGGGGCGGTTTGCGAGTTGGCCCAAAGAAGGGCCGGGAAAATGCGGAAGTTGAGCGCAGCATGTCAGTTGGGCCGGCAATTACGTAGGCTCGGCGGTTGGGACTGGAAGACGCGGGCCGTGTCCCAATACAGCCCGGTAGTGTGTAGTGGACATACCTCTCTACACCATACGGACTTACGGAGTATGCATTGACGGCGATTCATGGCGTCGGACGCGAGAACAACTACAGTGTATAGGGGAGATTACCAACGAGAAAGTTAGCCTCCAATCCGAAACCGAAAGTTCGTTTCAGCTCCTGTTATGATCCATCTACACCTTATGTAGGAGTAAAATCTAAACAGAGGTACTCGTACTGCTCCACTTGCAACTGAGAGGAAACGAACTAGTAACCGTCAAAGCTAGCTGGGCCAATCGACGCGTTCGAGGTCCACAATTCAAGCTCGCGGgggcaaaaaaataaaacccagaTAAGGTATCAGGGAGTAATAATAACGATGAGAAAccaaagagaagaaaaacaaaagctaTAGGCAGAGATGGGGAAAGAGAGATAGGGAGAGGGGAGTACACTTTCCAACCTTTTTTATGTTGCACGCATCTACTCCTACTCCTATGGACCATGGCAccggtagagagagagagaaatccaAGGCAGGCACCCACCACGGCAACCCATAACTATACTGGTAGTAGCACGGCCGCACGGGCAAGAGGACGAGACCGAGAGCGCACAAGGCTTTCTTCTCTCCATCTTCGCTGTTCCACGGTCCACACCCACGCACACAAGCAAGCGGCCTCATCtgttttattgtttttcttgATCCCCTTCCCTCCATATCTCTCTCGCGCCGATCGAGaggggggcgggcggcgggcggcggcgcgcggcgggagcATGCGCGAGTAGGTTGGTAGATGAGGGCGGCACCCTTCAGTGCCGACGGGAAcggggcggcggagctcgcgGGGAGCATAGAGGCGCTGCTTTGGCCGGAGgacaagggcggcggcggcgggggcggcggggggTCGTTGCTGGTGGAGCCGAGGTCGGTGCTGGACTGCAGGGGGAGCCCGAGCCCGCCCAACTCCACATCGACGCTGTCTTCGTCCCATGGTAGCGGCGCGGCGGATTCTATATCTACCGGCGTGGCGGCGGTTGCGGAGAGcagcgcagccgccgccgaagccACCAGATGGGCGGCCCCCGgcgaacacggcggcggcggtggcggtgagctGCCGCCCATACCGGGGGCCCTGGATGTGGGCTTCGTCGCGGAGGAGAGCTGGGACGCCATGctcggcgacgccgcggcggcggcaggccaGGAGCAGACATTTTTGAACTGGATCATGGCTGCCCCCGGCGACATGGAACCCCAGGCGCCGGGGCTctcgcagcagcagctcctCGCCAATGCCGCCGGGTTCGGGTTCCCGCTGCAGCATCACCCCGGTGGCGTCTCCTCGCcagccgccctcgcctccgacCTGTCGTCCTCCGGCGGGAGGTCGCTCACAAGCAGCAGCGGGAGCAATAGCAAGGCCACCTCCGCTTTCGGCCTCCTGTCGCCCGAAGCGgcgctccagccgccgccggcgactacTGCGCCTTTCCACAACGGCGCTGACATGAAGCCCCCTCTCCTTGGCTTGCCATCACCCACACTACTCCTCAACCAGCATCAGCCGACGCCGGCCTCCACCTTGTTCATGCCGTTCCCCTCCTTCTCCGACCATCAACAACAGCCACTGCTCCAGCCACCGCCGAAGCGCCACCACTCCGTGCCCGacaatctcttcctcctccacaaccagccccagccaccgccgccggcgcccgcgcaATGCCTCCCGTTTCCAACGCTACATAGCACGGTACCCTTCCAGCTCCAGCCTTCGATGCAGCATCCGCGCAACGCGATGAAGtcaaccgcggcggcggcggcgcagcagcaacACCTCCTGGACGAGcttgcagcggcggcgaaggcaaccGAAGTCGGCAACTCCATAGGCGCGCGAGAGATATTGGCGCGGCTCAATCAGCAGCTTCCCCCAATTGGGAAGCCTTTCCTCCGCTCCGCCTCCTACCTAAaggacgccctcctcctcgcgctcgccgACGGCCACCACGCCGCCACCCGTCTCACGTCTCCGCTCGACGTCGCCCTGAAGCTCACCGCTTACAAATCCTTCTCCGACCTCTCCCCCGTGCTCCAGTTTGCCAACTTCACGGTAACTCAGGCGCTTCTGGATGAGATCGCCAGCACAACCGCGTCTTGTATCCGCGTCATTGATTTCGACCTCGGTGTCGGCGGCCAGTGGGCTTCGTTCTTGCAGGAGCTTGCTCACCGCTGTGGCTCTGGCGGTGTGTCCTTGCCGATGTTGAAGCTCACGGCCTTCGTCTCAGCCGCCTCCCACCACCCGCTTGAGCTGCATCTTACTCAGGATAACCTCTCACAGTTTGCTGCTGATCTTGGTATTCCATTTGAGTTCAATGCTATTAATCTCGACGCATTTGATCCTATGGAACTCATTGCTCCTACAGCTGATGAGGTTGTTGCAGTAAGCCTCCCAGTTGGTTGCTCAGCACGCACTCCACTCCCAGCTATGCTTCAGTTGGTGAAACAGCTTGCTCCTAAGATTGTGGTTGCTATTGACTATGGCAGTGATCGGAGCGACCTCCCATTTTCCCAACACTTCTTGAATTGCTTACAGTCTTGTCTATGTCTTCTTGAATCACTTGATGCTGCTGGCACTGATGCGGATGCTGTCAGTAAGATCGAGAGGTTTCTGATTCAGCCCAGAGTGGAGGATGCAGTTCTTGGGCGGCGTAGAGCTGACAAAGCGATCGCTTGGCGGACAGTGCTAACATCAGCAGGGTTTGCACCTCAACCACTCAGCAACCTTGCGGAGGCACAGGCTGACTGCCTCTTGAAGCGGGTGCAGGTCCGAGGCTTCCATGTGGAGAAGCGTGGAGCAGGCCTTGCACTCTATTGGCAGCGTGGCGAGCTTGTATCCGTCTCAGCATGGCGATGCTGATCACACCTGCCTCGACCATCATGATTCCTACATCATTTGCAGGCATGTTTAACTCCAGTAATATGAATTTTGTCTTGCAATTTAAACATTGCAAAGAAATTATTATCATGGTTGTTGCACACTCTGTTGTTTATTAGGTAGGCCTAATGGATTTGGCAATCTTGGTATGAGTGTCTCTGTAGTGTGTGACCAGTGGCTATGGCCTCTAGGGTCTTACCACTATGTTATTGCTCTCCGCTCAATTGGCCACTTCATGTTCTTGGAAACATTTCGTTGTGAATAGATAAGATAATTTGGCATGTTGAATGTCCTTATGACAAGCATTAGTGTGTATATGGTGCTGTTTTTAGTTCTTTTGGTGATGTTTGGTAGATTAGTTGTTGATTCACTCATCCTCTGATATCTACACGCACGAGGCATTGCATAGCTTAGCCTGTCATTTTAATAGTAGGAGGGGCTAGGCTGTCATAATATCCAAACGGAGTGCATTATCAAATTGCTTGATCCAATGATTGCTAATTTGATGTATGGATCTGTCTAAACTCAAATATGCATTACACTTACATGCTGGAATAACCATAACTGAATATTACAATGGCAAATTTTATTGTTTTACACAAATAATATAGCTTGGGATATTATTCATTATTGTCACACTAGACGATTTTGCTGAAAAAAAGGTATATGCCATGATTTTGAAACAAAATGCACGCCGGTGTAAAGGTTTTCTGTTTAGTGGAAACAAAGAATGGTTAGGGTGTCCAGGGATGGGTGCAATGGTTAGTTTGTTCTGCTAAACATCTGAGGTTTGCAGCATTAGCAATTCCTGTGTACAATAGACCAAATTGGAAAATTCCTGTGTACATCTGAGGTATGCAACATTAGTAATATATAGCATGAtgaattaatttgttttaagTTCTAATCAGTGAAGTGTATGTTTGAATGGTTTATACTACTGAAAATAAAAGGAGGGCATGGATGATAAGTAGTTGTGACAAGAAGAGGTGAATCGGATAGAAtcagattttattttggtccttttatACTTGCTAGCTTTTGTTGAAGATTCAAGAATAGTTGCCTGCAATTGGAGGACAAGGAATCGATGTATACACTGATTCTACGGCGGAGATTATGTTATActtttcctcgcaaaaaaaaaagattatgttATACTTTTATGTTTTTAAGGCCTATACTCACTAATACTTCATAGACTTCATATTCCTCAGAGTTTGCAAATGCAGACGATGCACATATTTGTGTTCTGCTAATTGTATATAGGGATTTGTATTTTGGTCTTGAATAGCTCAAAATTGGCGATTTTTGTGATTCATCTGTGCTTTTGCCAGTGTAGTTTGAAATTCCTGGCTGTTTCTTTTTGTTCATCCGAAACCTTGGAGATAAAAACGGCCATCTGGATTATCTCTATagtttgcttttgaaaaaatatagcTCTAAACATGTCCTCACAGTCACACTAGAGAGCAGCAGAATTGCACAGCAGCTCAGACTTTTCATTCAGCTACCATTACTACACAGCTCAGACTAATGTCAAAAGCAACGTGCGAATTTCCTTGGTTGCATATGGTTACTGTATTCTGCTTTTGCTCAGAACACAAATCTATTACTACTACAGTATTTAGTACTCTTCCTGTCCTACTAGAGTACTAGTACATAGTAGTAAAGTGTTTTTGCCTTGTCATCGATTACCCAAATTTCATCATCGCTGCGTGTAGGTACAGCTGGTAATCACCTTTAAAATTGCTCGTCACCCGCGCAATAGAGACTTGATGTTGTTTGCTCTCATCCGTTTCATATGCACCAAATGTACTTCTGACCCATCTCATGTGCTATGCATGCCCTACTCGTGCTGTTTCCTTATTAATCGTGCTCGTTCAGCTGTAGTGTCTGCTATACTATTTGCAAATCTACAGACCTGACTTGTGGACCACTTGGGACAGTGGCACCGCAACCGAACATCGGAGATCGAGTGGCTGATGCACGGCCACCGGTCGCCCGTCGGCCACCCCCACCACCCATTGCGTGTGGTCCCTCAGTGTTCATCCATATCCATGCTTTTCACTTGCAACGTAAGTACAGAGGCCAGTTGTTGATTAGTAAAATTGATCAATGGTGGACAGACACAGTACAACGGTCCTTTATTTCCAGGGCTTATTTAATCCCTTGACCTCTCACATGGCCTGTGTCCCCCCTCCAGCGTGCTGCAAAGCCCTATTTGGGCATTCTTTGCCTTCATGATCTCCTGTCCCTTGATTGGCCCCTTTctgcttagaaaaaaaaaagggaacgcTTTGAGCGCCAGCTTAAACAACTCAGAAGCCGGTTGTTTCTCTTGAAGCTTGCAAACAAATCTTGGATTTGAAAAAGTGTTACAGGTGTGATGGCCTGATGGATGAGTTAGTTCCATGTCTGCTTACGAATTTCTTTAAGCTACGACACTAAACAAACTGCATGAGAACGTGCTATCCGATCATGAGACTGACAGCTCCCTTTTCTTAAGCGATCGACGCAAGCGATGGCAAGTCTCTCGTGTAGCCCGTACTGTATTTGTTTATGCTGCCATGTACCTTTCCCTGCCAATGCTTTTGCACCTTGTTTGCATGTGTACTACTAGTACTGCATTTGCATCAACGGATCAACCTCTCCTCGCTgccctgctggctgctgcagcctgcaggacACCAAAGCTGGGGTCCGTCGGGGTTAAAGTTGCCTTCCTCTTGCTGCTGACTTTTCTTAAGCCAGGGGGTTATGTACTGACCAACACTTGTGCTTATTCTTTTAAAGCTCTCGCTCTGCACAACTGGCCTGATGCTGATATGAGGGGGTGCACCGGAGGTAAGTAACCGGACAAGCTGTCCGTCCTCCTCTGAACGCGAgtcagcagcaggagcagcaaacaacagcagcagcacaagAGGTTGATGGTAACAGTTCGACAAGTGCTTTTGAAATCGCTTGTTTACCTCTCTGAACAAAACGTAGGAGTAAGCTATCAGGTCAATGTAGTGCCTATTAACCTCCCTAAACATATCAGGTCAATGTAGTGCCTATTAACCTCCCTAAACATCGTAATGTCTTTTCTTTCACAACAAACTATTCAATTTCCGCGAGAGGCACGAAAAATTCTCGCTTCCGGAGCGGCACCAGGCACCAAAAACGGGATTGCACGATCAGAGTAACAGATGCAGTGTTGTAATGACCGTCAGATTCATCAACCAACGCGCTTCCGCTGCACCCGGGGATCGGCCACACGGCGCAGCATGCGACGCCGAGTCGTGCACCACACCACACTcgggcgcctcccctccccggcCCCCGCAATGTGTGGGggtccaaactccaaacccAAAGCGTGACAGGGACCACCACATCTGCGCGCCACTGTTGCGCACGCACAGGCACAGGCACAGCGCGGCTTCACCTCGCCTCACCTGTCACCTCCCACCGCTTCAATGCA is part of the Oryza glaberrima chromosome 4, OglaRS2, whole genome shotgun sequence genome and encodes:
- the LOC127769495 gene encoding uncharacterized protein LOC127769495, producing MSCLTSPQLAPKMQLKLTAAVAALLVVVFFALFVGSCEARRLRALGRVSSLKPSSSPPTPYKDAASMKLHGSDPTNQKKDLSSTSMDHHMASGDDAKAKDGVAMASPGAVQTTIVVRVSNRLSHQERRVDTAFHLDYAGPRTHPPSHN
- the LOC127771227 gene encoding scarecrow-like protein 27 produces the protein MRAAPFSADGNGAAELAGSIEALLWPEDKGGGGGGGGGSLLVEPRSVLDCRGSPSPPNSTSTLSSSHGSGAADSISTGVAAVAESSAAAAEATRWAAPGEHGGGGGGELPPIPGALDVGFVAEESWDAMLGDAAAAAGQEQTFLNWIMAAPGDMEPQAPGLSQQQLLANAAGFGFPLQHHPGGVSSPAALASDLSSSGGRSLTSSSGSNSKATSAFGLLSPEAALQPPPATTAPFHNGADMKPPLLGLPSPTLLLNQHQPTPASTLFMPFPSFSDHQQQPLLQPPPKRHHSVPDNLFLLHNQPQPPPPAPAQCLPFPTLHSTVPFQLQPSMQHPRNAMKSTAAAAAQQQHLLDELAAAAKATEVGNSIGAREILARLNQQLPPIGKPFLRSASYLKDALLLALADGHHAATRLTSPLDVALKLTAYKSFSDLSPVLQFANFTVTQALLDEIASTTASCIRVIDFDLGVGGQWASFLQELAHRCGSGGVSLPMLKLTAFVSAASHHPLELHLTQDNLSQFAADLGIPFEFNAINLDAFDPMELIAPTADEVVAVSLPVGCSARTPLPAMLQLVKQLAPKIVVAIDYGSDRSDLPFSQHFLNCLQSCLCLLESLDAAGTDADAVSKIERFLIQPRVEDAVLGRRRADKAIAWRTVLTSAGFAPQPLSNLAEAQADCLLKRVQVRGFHVEKRGAGLALYWQRGELVSVSAWRC